From the Chitinophaga lutea genome, the window GTTCGCTGAACAGCAATGCGGCCCTGGTGCGCAAGGAACTGAGCGCCCTGCGCGAGGCCGGGCTGGTGGAAAGCAAGGAAGGTAAAAACGGGGGGAACCGCCTCGCCAAACCGCCGTCACAAATCAAAATGTCCGACATCTTTGCCCTCGTCAAAAACGATCACGTATTCGGCTTCTCCCCCAACGAGCCCAACCCGAAATGCCCGGTAGGCGCACGGATCAAGGGAGCGCTGGACGGATTGTTCACTGAAATCGACGACGCCATCCTGCTGAAGCTCAAGCCGGTCACCCTGGAAGAGTTCGTCCGGCAGTACTTCTGATTTTTTTTATACTAAACTGTAACAATTTTCATAACAAATAAAGCAGCGGAAACGGATGGATTTTAACTGCTACATGGCAGTTCGACAGAAGCTGTATAGCATACACCCGTAGCGCATCAGGTCAATTACAGCAATCAAAGCACTCAAACTGTAACAATTTTCATAACAATACATCAAACGCCGGCTGCTGCCGGATGAATCGTTCAAATTATAACAAACAAAATCATCACACATGTCACAAACCATCCTGGTGCTCGGCGCCACCGGCATTGCCGGCAGAGAACTCGTCAAACTGCTGACCGCTGAAAACGTAACCGTAAAAGCCGCCACGCGGACGCCTGAAAAATATGCGGTGAAGGGCGCCACCGCGGTGCGCCTTGTGCAGGAAGACGCGTCTACCTTCGCTCCCGCGCTGAACGGCGTGGACAAGGTATTCCTCTCCGCCCTTCCGCTCGACGTGGACGCCCCTGCCAAACTGATCCCGTTTATCGATGTCGCCCAAAAAGCCGGCGTTAAAAAAATCGTGTTCCTCTCCGCTATCGGCGCGGAGCTCGACGAAAACTTCCCGCTCCGCAAAATCGAAAGGGCGGTGCAGGCATCCGGCATTGCGTATAACATCGTTCGCCCGAACTTCTTTATGGAGAACTTTTCCGAAGGGCCTTTCAGCGGCGCGGTGAAGGCGCAGGGGCAGATCATCGCCCCGGCGGAAGATGCAAAGGTGAGCATGATCTCTACGGAAGATATCGCCGCCGTGTCTGCCAGGCTGCTGCTCGACGATACCCTCAGCGGTAAGGAACTGGCACTGACCGGTCCCGCAGCGATCACGCATGAAGAAGCGGCCCAAACCATCACTGCGCTGGGCGGAAAGCCGGTGCAATACATCGCCGTTTCAGAAAACGACCTGATCAACGCGATGACCAGCCATGGTGCGCCGGAAAGCGCGGCGAATTACCTCGCGGGGCTGTTCCGCAACGTGAGAGCGGGGCACGCCGCTGTGGTGAATAATCATGTTGAAGCGTTTGCCGGCAGGCCGGCCCGCAGCTTCGAATATTTCGCCCAAGCGAACAGGCAGCATTTTCAATAAACCGCATTATGCCATCAAAAAGGCGCCGCAGTGATGACTGCGGCGCCTTTGCGTATTTATTGCACGTAATGTTACTGGACGGTGATAACCCGGTTTTATCAGCTGCTATTGCACGTAGATTTATTGGATGATGATAACCTGGTTCTATCAGCTGCGGTCTTCTTACGGGATGGGACCCTGCCCGTGGAACCAACTGCCATAGCGGGTTAATCATGTTCTATCTACACATGAAACTATACCCCGCAAACGGGCATTACAACGCCTTTTTGATCTCGCTCGGGCTAATCCCGAACTTCTTCCTGAACGCATTGCTGAAATGCTGTAACGACGAATATCCCAGCTCGCCGGCGATTTCGGTGAACGACATCCTCCCCTCCCGCACCATCTGGCGGCCCTGTTCGAGCCGGTAATCGCTCAGGTAACCGAACACCGTATTATCGAATACTTTCTTGAAACCGCTCTTCAGCTTGAATTCATTGATGCCCGCCTTACGCGCCAGTTCGCTGAGCGACAGCGGTTCCTGGGCATTGGCTAGCAGCAGGTCGCGCGCATGGACGATCCTTTCTTCATCCGACCTCGTTACCTTTCCTGCGTCCTGGCTGCGGCGGGTTTCCTGCTCGATCTGCTCGCATTGCAGCGCCAGCAACTCGATCGCTTTGGATTGCAGGAACAGTTTCTTCAACCCGCCGGTGAAATGACAATGGTTGACTTCCTCGATCACCTGCATCATTTTCGGTGTGATGCGGTACCCGCGCTTCAGGTACACCGGCAGTTTATTGACGACGCGCTCGGCGTACTTATCGAGTATGGGCCCATTGTTGGCCGCCAGTTCCACGAACCTGTCCGTGCAGAAGCTCAGCCCGAACACTTTCATGTCCGACTGTTTCTCCAGCTGCATATACTCCTGGGAGTCTGGGTTATAGACGATATTATGCTCGAAGTTGGAGGTGACCACATTGTCCGCCACACCTTTCAGATGGGAGGTGATTTCGCCCTGCAGCATGAAGTGCATGCCGATCAGGCTGAATTTTTCGTTGGCTTCCACATGCAGCCGCTGTTTGATCTCCATGGTGCCGTACCCCATGATGAACCCGTCGAAATGCATTTCACGGAACTTGCCGCTGCCGCAGGACAGGTCTATATGATGGTCCGTTTCCACCAACTGAGGAGCGGTGAATTGTTCCTCGGTGTGATGTTCCTCATAATGGTAGAGCACCTGCTTCAGATCGTTCTTGATGGTAACCGGCATAAAAATCCGTTATGTGTAAATAATAATCCGTTTAATATAAGCCGGAGTAACCGGGGGAAACGAATTTTGCTTAAAATTATCAATTAAAGGCACATGATCGGCATTTTCAAAACAAATATCAGCACCTTGCGGGATAAACAGGCAGTCGTTACCGCCATTGCCGGCCAATTCCGTCCTACTGCCTGCACCATCGACCTGGAAGACTGCGACAAGGTACTGCGCGTGGTTTGCCAGCAACTGGAAGAAAACCAGGTGATTGCGTTTGTCCGCAGCCTTGGTTACCAGTGCGCCAACCTCGACTGACGCCATATTGAAGTTGCGCTGTTTTTCACTGATAAAACATGATATTCATCAGTTAACCCCTTATTTTTCCCATTTATGTGATTTATTTCTTCCACATAGGGGTATCCTCTATTTTGCACGTCATATTCCCGGAAACACACAAGGCAAAATTCTAAAACACACGAACCAATATGAAAACAACAACAAAAGCGCTTATTTGCGCCTGCCTGTTGCTGCTGAGCACCCTGGGTGCCATGGCGCAGCAACAGCAGCGGTTCACCGTAAGCGGCTATGTTAAAGACGAACAATCCGGGGAATCCCTGATTGGCATTTCCATCGGCAAACCCGGCACCACGGTCGGCACCGTGACCAACGAATACGGATTTTATTCCCTCACCCTCCCCGCCGGCACCCACGAGCTGCAGTATTCCTACATGGGATATGCGCCTACGAGGATGACGATAGACCTCCGCAGCAACAAGCGGATCGACATCAAACTGGCCGCTTCCGACACCAAACTGAACGAAGTGGTGGTAACCGGCAAACACCAGGAAAAGAATATCAACACCCTCAGCACCAGCCTCAACAAGCTCGATATCGCCGAGATCAAAAAGCTGCCTACCCTCATGGGTGAGGTGGACGTGCTGCGCACCATCCAGACGCTGCCCGGTGTGAACACCGTGGGCGAAGGGGCCGCCAGCTTCAACGTACGGGGCGGTAACGGCGACGAGAACCTCATTCTGCTCGATGAGGCGCCGGTATACAACTCCACCCACATGCTCGGTTTCTTTTCCGTATTCAACCCCGACGCGGTAAAGAACATCAACCTGCTCAAAGGCGGCTTCCCCGCTGAATACGGCGGCAGAACCGCTTCCGTGCTCGACATCCGGATGAAAGACGGTAACAACCAGCGTTTCGGCGTTACCGGCGGCATCGGCAACATCTTCAGCCGCCTCGCCGTGGAAGGGCCGCTGAAAAAAGACAAAGCTTCCTTCATCGTGGCCGCCCGCCGCTCGTATATGGACGTGATCATGAAACCTTTCCTGAAAGGCGATATGAAAGACACGAAGCTCTACTTCTACGACCTGACCGCGAAAGTGAACTTCAACCTCAACAAAAACAACAGCCTCTTCGTGAGCACCTACCTGGGCCGCGACGTGTTCGGCTTCGGCAACCAGGCCAACCTGAACTGGGGTAACAATACCGCGTCCATCCGCTGGAACCACATCTTCAACGACCGCCTGTTCATGAACCTCTCCACGTATTACACCAAATACGACTACAGCCTGGAGTTCAAAAGCAAACCCGAAGAAGAGGTGAAACAGCGGTTCAAGTGGACGTCCAACATCATCAACTACGGCGTTAAACCGGCGTTCACCTATTACCTGAACGCCAGCAACACCCTGCACTTCGGCCTCCAGGGCACCTATTACACCTTCAAGCCCGGTACCGGCACCACGCAGGAAGACGACCGGCATGCGGCGATCACGGTGAAAGACAAACATGCGATCGAAGGCGGCGCTTACCTCGATCATGAGTGGAAAGCCGGCGACAAATTCGGTGTGCAATACGGCGTACGCCTGTCCGGCTTCCAGTTCCGCGGCAAAAGCACGGCGTATTATTATGCAGACACCACGCCCGGCATCCGCAAGCGTCTCGTTTCCGCGCAGGAGTTCGCGGCCGGTAAAAACATCGCCGATTATTATTTCCTGGAGCCCCGCCTCTCCGCCAAATATTCGCTCAACAGCACATCCGCCATCAAGGTGGCTTACAGCCGCTCCGCGCAGTATATGCACCAGCTGAGCAACACGGCTTCCCCTACCCCGGTGGATATCTGGACGCCCGTGACCAACAACGTCAAACCGCAGCTGACCGACCAGGTGACCGCCGGTTATTTCTACAGCGCGCCCGACGGACAGTTCGAAATATCGGGAGAGGTGTTCTACAAAACCATGAAAGACCAGCTCGACTATATCGACAATGCCGACCTGGATTTGAATGAACTGATCGAGGCCGACCTCCTGGCCGCCAAAGGCCGCGCTTACGGCCTGGAGCTGTACGCCAAAAAAGACGTGGGCAAAACGACCGGCTGGGTGAGCTACACCCTCTCCCGCTCTGAGCGCCAGACGCCCGGCATCAGTCTCAACGAATGGTTCCTGAACCGTTACGACCGTACGCACAACGTGAACATCGTGGTGAGCCACGAATTCTCCAAACGCGCCAGCCTCGGCGCCAACTGGGTATTCGCTTCGGGCACGCCCGCCACGTTCGCAGACAGCCGCCTCGAATACCAGGGCTGGGACATTCCTTACAACACCACCGAAAAAAGGAACAACTACCGTCTCAAACCCTTCCACCGCCTCGACCTGTCGTTTACCTACAAAGGCAAACAGACGAAACGCTGGAAAGGTGAATGGGTATTCTCATTGTACAACGTATATGCCCGCAGAAACGCTTACACCGTGTATTTCAGGCAGAACCAGGATGACTCCAGCAAAAAAGAAGCCGTGCGCCTGTCGATCATCGGCTCCATCATCCCCGGTATCACTTACAATTTCAAATTCTAACCGAACAGACCATTCATCATGAAAAAGATACTCAACATAGCCATCGTACTTGCAGCAGCAGCGGCTTTCACCGCCTGTGAAGATGTCATCGACCTGGAGGTGCCGAAAGGGAAAGTACTGCCGGTGGTAGACGCCTGGCTTACCGACGAGCCCGGCGCCCAACACATCCGCATCACCGAAACCGTGCCTTACACCAGCCAGGCCCCTGCTCCCGTGATAGGCGATGCGGTGGTGACTCTCACCGACCTCACCGACGGCAAGGTATATCCTTTCACCTTCGCCAACGGCCAGTACACCCACGACCCCGGCGCCGGTGTGCGCATCGGGAAGCTGAACCATGCGTACAAACTGCGCGTGGAGATCAAATCCAATGTGTTTGAAGCCATCGATACGGTGAAGCGTGTGCCGGAAATTGATTCCATCACTTACGAATACAAGTCCAAAGAAAACGACGGCGCTGAAGAAGACGGTTACCTGGCCCGTTTCCATGGCCGCGACCTCGCCGGCGCCACCGATTACTACTGGATCCGCAGCTTCCGCAATACCCGCGAGAACAAAAACAGGCTGGTGGATATGACCGCCATCGACGGTTCTTTCGCCGAAAACGTGTCTGACAGTTCCATCTTCATCCTGCCGCTCAGCGAAGGCATCACGCGGTACGACAAACCTTTCCAGCTCGATGAAACGGTGATCGTGCGGCTGTCGTCCTGCACCAAGGCCAGCCATGAATTCATCGGGCAGGTGAACAGCCAGTTGTCGAACGGCGGCCTGTTCGCCAAGATTCTTGAGAACGTAAAAAGTAATATCATCAACACCAACAACACCGGCAAAGAGCGCGTGCTGGGTTGGTTCGGCGCATCTTCGGTGCGGTATAAGGAAAAAAAGATAGCGCGCTAATAACATACTTCATCTAAAAAAACTTTTATGAAACTCCGTCAATTATGCCTGCTGGCAGCTGCCATGCTGCTGGCCCAGTACAGCTTTGCCCAGGATGCGGGTATCGAAAGCCTCGCCGGCAAAGGTCGTGGTAAAATAAGGGTGGGCGGTTTCGGCGCGCCTACCATCAAATACACCACCTTCGATAAAAAATCCGCGCTCATGCTGGGCGGCTACGCCGGCGTGATGCTCAACAGCCGGCTGATGCTGGGTGCGGGCGCCTATGGGCTGACCAACAATATCGATGCGCCACGCGCCAATGCGGCGGACCCGGAGCTTTTCTGGAACATGTGGTACACCGGTTTTGTGCCCGAATACACGATCAAATCCAACAAGCTGATACATGCTGCCGTAGGCGCTCTGATCGGCGGCGGCGGCGTGTACAAGAGCGCGCGCTGGTGGAGAGACGGCGACATCGACATCGATGATTCCATCGATCACAGCG encodes:
- a CDS encoding Rrf2 family transcriptional regulator, which codes for MIRSKFATSVHILSLLVGFPEQWLSSEFIASSLNSNAALVRKELSALREAGLVESKEGKNGGNRLAKPPSQIKMSDIFALVKNDHVFGFSPNEPNPKCPVGARIKGALDGLFTEIDDAILLKLKPVTLEEFVRQYF
- a CDS encoding NmrA family NAD(P)-binding protein — encoded protein: MSQTILVLGATGIAGRELVKLLTAENVTVKAATRTPEKYAVKGATAVRLVQEDASTFAPALNGVDKVFLSALPLDVDAPAKLIPFIDVAQKAGVKKIVFLSAIGAELDENFPLRKIERAVQASGIAYNIVRPNFFMENFSEGPFSGAVKAQGQIIAPAEDAKVSMISTEDIAAVSARLLLDDTLSGKELALTGPAAITHEEAAQTITALGGKPVQYIAVSENDLINAMTSHGAPESAANYLAGLFRNVRAGHAAVVNNHVEAFAGRPARSFEYFAQANRQHFQ
- a CDS encoding helix-turn-helix domain-containing protein, with translation MPVTIKNDLKQVLYHYEEHHTEEQFTAPQLVETDHHIDLSCGSGKFREMHFDGFIMGYGTMEIKQRLHVEANEKFSLIGMHFMLQGEITSHLKGVADNVVTSNFEHNIVYNPDSQEYMQLEKQSDMKVFGLSFCTDRFVELAANNGPILDKYAERVVNKLPVYLKRGYRITPKMMQVIEEVNHCHFTGGLKKLFLQSKAIELLALQCEQIEQETRRSQDAGKVTRSDEERIVHARDLLLANAQEPLSLSELARKAGINEFKLKSGFKKVFDNTVFGYLSDYRLEQGRQMVREGRMSFTEIAGELGYSSLQHFSNAFRKKFGISPSEIKKAL
- a CDS encoding TonB-dependent receptor — protein: MKTTTKALICACLLLLSTLGAMAQQQQRFTVSGYVKDEQSGESLIGISIGKPGTTVGTVTNEYGFYSLTLPAGTHELQYSYMGYAPTRMTIDLRSNKRIDIKLAASDTKLNEVVVTGKHQEKNINTLSTSLNKLDIAEIKKLPTLMGEVDVLRTIQTLPGVNTVGEGAASFNVRGGNGDENLILLDEAPVYNSTHMLGFFSVFNPDAVKNINLLKGGFPAEYGGRTASVLDIRMKDGNNQRFGVTGGIGNIFSRLAVEGPLKKDKASFIVAARRSYMDVIMKPFLKGDMKDTKLYFYDLTAKVNFNLNKNNSLFVSTYLGRDVFGFGNQANLNWGNNTASIRWNHIFNDRLFMNLSTYYTKYDYSLEFKSKPEEEVKQRFKWTSNIINYGVKPAFTYYLNASNTLHFGLQGTYYTFKPGTGTTQEDDRHAAITVKDKHAIEGGAYLDHEWKAGDKFGVQYGVRLSGFQFRGKSTAYYYADTTPGIRKRLVSAQEFAAGKNIADYYFLEPRLSAKYSLNSTSAIKVAYSRSAQYMHQLSNTASPTPVDIWTPVTNNVKPQLTDQVTAGYFYSAPDGQFEISGEVFYKTMKDQLDYIDNADLDLNELIEADLLAAKGRAYGLELYAKKDVGKTTGWVSYTLSRSERQTPGISLNEWFLNRYDRTHNVNIVVSHEFSKRASLGANWVFASGTPATFADSRLEYQGWDIPYNTTEKRNNYRLKPFHRLDLSFTYKGKQTKRWKGEWVFSLYNVYARRNAYTVYFRQNQDDSSKKEAVRLSIIGSIIPGITYNFKF
- a CDS encoding DUF4249 domain-containing protein, whose amino-acid sequence is MKKILNIAIVLAAAAAFTACEDVIDLEVPKGKVLPVVDAWLTDEPGAQHIRITETVPYTSQAPAPVIGDAVVTLTDLTDGKVYPFTFANGQYTHDPGAGVRIGKLNHAYKLRVEIKSNVFEAIDTVKRVPEIDSITYEYKSKENDGAEEDGYLARFHGRDLAGATDYYWIRSFRNTRENKNRLVDMTAIDGSFAENVSDSSIFILPLSEGITRYDKPFQLDETVIVRLSSCTKASHEFIGQVNSQLSNGGLFAKILENVKSNIINTNNTGKERVLGWFGASSVRYKEKKIAR